A genomic segment from Aegilops tauschii subsp. strangulata cultivar AL8/78 chromosome 1, Aet v6.0, whole genome shotgun sequence encodes:
- the LOC141037221 gene encoding uncharacterized protein, with protein sequence MAEEASAKRHCGQTSHQSGNLDVVHVPGQKREYTVTLTGVELHGKETLEVVCTSEPDKADEMISRIRRSACGSYPRIMGVDVEFTKDDEPPQMAAVLQISVEGLCLVYHIAAATKWPKRLKELLQEEKLFTFAGFSIKNDRDKLKLSGLEINPNKHIDIQRNWRVPYNRKPYESLADVAASVIHPFYRKMKKKIEREADHKLWGTAHCQITSSSTQQ encoded by the exons ATGGCGGAGGAAGCGTCTGCCAAGCGTCATTGTGGCCAGACGTCCCACCAGAGCGGCAACCTCGACGTCGTTCATGTTCCCGGTCAGAAGCGCGAGTACACCGTAACCCTCACAGGGGTTGAGCTCCACGGCAAGGAGACACTGGAGGTCGTCTGCACCAGCGAACCAGACAAGGCTGACGAGATGATCTCTAGGATCAGGAGGAGCGCCTGCGGCTCGTACCCCCGCATCATGGGCGTTGATGTGGAGTTTACCAAAGATGATGAACCTCCGCAGATGGCAGCAGTTCTGCAGATCAGCGTGGAGGGTCTCTGCCTCGTGTACCACATCGCTGCGGCCACAAAATG GCCAAAGCGCCTCAAAGAGCTCCTACAGGAGGAGAAGTTGTTCACCTTTGCCGGTTTCAGCATTAAAAATGACAGGGACAAGCTGAAGTTGTCTGGTTTGGAGATAAACCCCAACAAGCACATCGACATTCAGCGCAACTGGAGAGTTCCATACAACAGAAAACCGTATGAGTCCTTGGCTGATGTTGCAGCCAGCGTCATCCACCCATTCTACAgaaagatgaagaagaagatcgaGAGGGAGGCAGACCATAAACTGTGGGGGACAGCCCACTGCCAAATTACCTCATCGAGTACGCAGCAATAG